The Cinclus cinclus chromosome 3, bCinCin1.1, whole genome shotgun sequence genome has a window encoding:
- the RHOQ gene encoding rho-related GTP-binding protein RhoQ isoform X1: MAHGSAAVMLKCVVVGDGAVGKTCLLMSYANDAFPEEYVPTVFDHYAVSVTVGGKQYLLGLYDTAGQEDYDRLRPLSYPMTDVFLICFSVVNPASFQNVKEEWVPELKEYAPNVPFLLVGTQIDLRDDPKTLARLNDMKEKPVSVEQGQKLAKEEPTAMWSVQL; the protein is encoded by the exons ATGGCCCATGGCAGCGCGGCGGTCATGCTGAAGTGCGTGGTGGTGGGGGACGGCGCCGTGGGCAAGACGTGCCTGCTGATGAGCTACGCCAACGACGCCTTCCCCGAGGAGTACGTGCCCACCGTCTTCGACCACTACGCAG TCAGCGTTACCGTCGGGGGCAAGCAGTACCTGCTGGGGCTGTACGACACCGCCGGCCAG gAAGACTATGATCGTCTGAGACCTTTATCTTACCCTATGACCGATGTCTTCCTTATCTGCTTCTCAGTGGTAAACCCTGCttcatttcaaaatgtgaaGGAAGAGTGGGTACCGGAGTTGAAGGAATATGCACCTAATGTTCCCTTTTTACTAGTAGGAACACAG ATTGATCTCCGTGATGACCCAAAAACTCTGGCAAGACTGAATGATATGAAAGAGAAGCCCGTATCTGTGGAGCAAGGACAGAAGTTAGCAAAAGAG GAGCCTACTGCTATGTGGAGTGTTCAGCTTTAA
- the RHOQ gene encoding rho-related GTP-binding protein RhoQ isoform X2, which translates to MAHGSAAVMLKCVVVGDGAVGKTCLLMSYANDAFPEEYVPTVFDHYAVSVTVGGKQYLLGLYDTAGQEDYDRLRPLSYPMTDVFLICFSVVNPASFQNVKEEWVPELKEYAPNVPFLLVGTQIDLRDDPKTLARLNDMKEKPVSVEQGQKLAKEIGAYCYVECSALTQKGLKTVFDEAIIAILTPKKHTVKKRIGSRCINCCLIT; encoded by the exons ATGGCCCATGGCAGCGCGGCGGTCATGCTGAAGTGCGTGGTGGTGGGGGACGGCGCCGTGGGCAAGACGTGCCTGCTGATGAGCTACGCCAACGACGCCTTCCCCGAGGAGTACGTGCCCACCGTCTTCGACCACTACGCAG TCAGCGTTACCGTCGGGGGCAAGCAGTACCTGCTGGGGCTGTACGACACCGCCGGCCAG gAAGACTATGATCGTCTGAGACCTTTATCTTACCCTATGACCGATGTCTTCCTTATCTGCTTCTCAGTGGTAAACCCTGCttcatttcaaaatgtgaaGGAAGAGTGGGTACCGGAGTTGAAGGAATATGCACCTAATGTTCCCTTTTTACTAGTAGGAACACAG ATTGATCTCCGTGATGACCCAAAAACTCTGGCAAGACTGAATGATATGAAAGAGAAGCCCGTATCTGTGGAGCAAGGACAGAAGTTAGCAAAAGAG ATAGGAGCCTACTGCTATGTGGAGTGTTCAGCTTTAACACAGAAAGGACTGAAGACTGTTTTTGATGAAGCTATTATAGCCATTCTGACTCCAAAGAAACACACAGTGAAGAAGAGAATAGGCTCAAGATGCATAAACTGCTGTTTGATCACGTGA